The Fructilactobacillus ixorae genome has a window encoding:
- a CDS encoding argininosuccinate synthase has protein sequence MTKPKVVLAYSGGLDTSVAIAWLTDQGYDVVATCVNVGEEKDATALKAKALQTGAVSAYVIDAKQEFADRYLAVALQGNTLYEGVYPLVSALSRPLIVQKLVEIAHQTGASAIAHGCTGKGNDQVRFEVAIHALAPELEVLSPVRDWHWSREEEIAYAKDHGIAIPIDLDSPYSIDANIWGRANEAGVLEDPWVSAPADAFALTNSIAEAPDEPTELVISFQQGKPVAINGEALAFAPLIEQLNQISGTNGVGRIDHIENRLVGIKSREIYEAPAAMVLIKAHQALENLTLERDLAHYKLTVEQQLSELIYNGLWFSPLMQALRAFLTSSQQVVTGEVRLSLWKGNITILGRQSQWSLYDQDLATYTAADSFDQEAAKGFIKLWGLPTEVAAQVAHREEHHE, from the coding sequence ATGACAAAACCAAAAGTAGTATTAGCATATTCTGGCGGATTAGATACCTCGGTGGCCATTGCCTGGTTGACTGACCAGGGCTATGACGTGGTTGCTACCTGTGTAAACGTGGGTGAGGAAAAAGATGCCACCGCTTTAAAGGCCAAGGCACTCCAAACCGGGGCCGTTTCCGCGTACGTTATTGATGCTAAGCAGGAGTTTGCCGACCGCTATTTAGCGGTTGCTTTACAGGGAAACACCCTATACGAAGGCGTTTATCCCCTAGTATCGGCCCTATCACGGCCCCTGATTGTGCAAAAATTGGTCGAAATTGCGCACCAAACTGGAGCCAGTGCGATTGCACACGGGTGCACCGGGAAGGGGAATGATCAGGTTCGGTTTGAGGTTGCCATTCACGCCCTAGCTCCGGAGCTGGAAGTGCTCAGTCCGGTGCGGGACTGGCACTGGTCTCGTGAAGAAGAAATTGCATACGCAAAGGACCACGGCATTGCGATTCCAATCGACCTGGATTCACCATACTCGATCGATGCCAACATCTGGGGCCGGGCCAACGAAGCGGGGGTGCTGGAGGATCCCTGGGTGAGTGCCCCTGCAGACGCCTTTGCGCTAACCAATTCAATTGCTGAAGCCCCGGACGAACCGACCGAGTTAGTAATCAGTTTTCAGCAGGGAAAACCAGTAGCCATTAATGGGGAAGCGCTCGCATTTGCTCCGTTAATCGAGCAGTTAAATCAGATTTCCGGAACGAATGGGGTTGGTCGGATTGACCACATTGAAAACCGGCTGGTGGGGATTAAGTCGCGTGAAATTTATGAAGCCCCGGCTGCAATGGTGTTAATTAAAGCTCACCAAGCCTTAGAAAATCTGACCTTGGAACGGGACTTAGCCCACTATAAGCTCACCGTTGAACAACAATTAAGCGAATTAATTTATAACGGATTATGGTTCTCTCCACTGATGCAGGCGCTTCGAGCCTTTTTGACCAGCAGTCAACAAGTTGTAACTGGTGAAGTACGGTTGAGCTTGTGGAAGGGGAATATCACAATTTTGGGGCGGCAATCACAATGGAGTTTGTACGATCAGGACCTCGCAACTTACACAGCTGCCGATTCCTTTGATCAAGAAGCAGCCAAGGGCTTTATTAAACTCTGGGGCTTACCAACCGAAGTTGCTGCCCAAGTAGCTCACCGGGAGGAACATCATGAGTAA
- a CDS encoding ABC transporter substrate-binding protein/permease: MMQKQWLKWSLVVVTFFLGSTFIQKNVHADDSLQKVKQQGVLKVAVAPDYPPFAFQVNEHGRSKDVGMDIEVAKQIAKDLHVKLELKNMDFSSVLVAVQTGKVDLALGGINPTPERAQNADFSKIYYYGGQSFLINKTDEHKLKHQHSLAGQKVGTQTGSMQQTLAKKDLTKSKLVSMDKTTDLVLAVKTHKVDAVGVEKPVAQAYVENDPDLKMIPANYKLNKKETGFAVAMPKGATSLQTAVNQSMDRIQHHHLMPQYLKTSAKYMQVNTANTSMWHYWKYFFDGLKYTLLISVCAVAGGIMLGVLLALMRLSNLKWLSWPALSYVEVVRGTPMMVQVLLVYFGLGMLINIPALPAGIIAVTLNSAAYVSEIIRGGINSVALGQKEAAKSLGLSKSDALRFVVLPQAFKNIWPALGNEFISVIKESSIVSIIGVTDLVYELNVVRADTYRGVAPIVVVMAIYFLITFTLTRLLNHWEGKMKHD; the protein is encoded by the coding sequence ATGATGCAGAAACAGTGGCTTAAATGGAGCTTAGTCGTCGTCACCTTTTTTCTCGGAAGTACGTTCATCCAGAAAAATGTGCACGCCGATGACTCACTACAAAAGGTAAAACAGCAGGGCGTCTTAAAGGTGGCGGTGGCCCCAGATTATCCGCCGTTTGCGTTTCAGGTCAATGAACACGGTCGTTCCAAAGACGTGGGGATGGATATCGAAGTCGCCAAGCAAATTGCGAAAGATTTGCACGTTAAGCTCGAATTAAAAAACATGGACTTTTCGTCGGTCTTAGTGGCGGTTCAAACGGGAAAGGTTGACCTGGCCTTAGGAGGTATTAATCCAACGCCAGAGCGGGCGCAAAATGCCGACTTTTCCAAAATTTATTACTACGGGGGCCAGAGTTTCCTGATTAATAAGACGGACGAGCATAAACTTAAGCATCAACATAGTTTAGCCGGGCAAAAGGTGGGAACCCAAACTGGTTCCATGCAACAAACCCTCGCCAAAAAGGATTTAACTAAAAGTAAACTGGTCAGCATGGATAAGACCACGGACCTGGTGTTAGCCGTGAAGACCCATAAGGTTGATGCGGTTGGAGTAGAAAAGCCGGTGGCCCAAGCATACGTTGAAAATGATCCGGACTTAAAAATGATTCCCGCTAATTACAAATTGAATAAAAAGGAAACAGGCTTTGCGGTTGCCATGCCGAAGGGGGCAACCTCCTTACAGACAGCCGTGAACCAGTCGATGGATCGGATTCAACACCACCACTTGATGCCACAGTATTTAAAAACCTCGGCAAAGTACATGCAGGTTAACACCGCAAACACCTCGATGTGGCACTACTGGAAATACTTCTTTGATGGCTTAAAGTACACCCTCTTAATTTCCGTGTGTGCGGTCGCCGGAGGTATCATGCTTGGGGTCTTACTCGCACTCATGCGGTTGAGTAACCTTAAATGGTTAAGCTGGCCGGCGCTTAGTTACGTCGAAGTGGTACGGGGAACGCCCATGATGGTGCAAGTTCTACTGGTTTACTTTGGGTTAGGGATGCTCATCAACATTCCCGCTTTACCCGCCGGAATAATTGCTGTCACGCTGAATAGCGCTGCCTACGTTAGTGAAATCATTAGAGGAGGAATTAACTCGGTTGCTCTCGGGCAGAAAGAAGCTGCGAAGAGCCTTGGACTATCTAAATCAGATGCCCTGCGGTTCGTGGTGTTACCGCAAGCATTTAAAAACATTTGGCCGGCCCTTGGTAATGAATTTATTTCCGTCATTAAGGAAAGCTCGATTGTTTCCATCATTGGGGTTACCGATCTCGTTTATGAATTAAACGTAGTCCGGGCGGATACGTATCGGGGGGTTGCCCCAATCGTTGTGGTAATGGCGATTTACTTCTTAATTACCTTTACACTTACAAGACTCTTAAACCACTGGGAAGGGAAGATGAAGCATGACTAA
- a CDS encoding amino acid ABC transporter ATP-binding protein, giving the protein MTNALITIDHVQKQFGKNEVLKDINGTVQKGEVICIIGPSGSGKSTLLRCINQLEQPTAGAVWFAGSDLTKANQQALAKLGESIGMVFQNFNLFPNLTVLDNLTLAPMRVKHLSAADAKQVGMKYLTRVGLAEKANAYPASLSGGQQQRVAIARALSMNPEVMLFDEPTSALDPEMVGEVLQVMQELADEDMTMIVVTHEMGFAKRVADEVWFMDGGYLLEKNPPQALFEHPQAERTQAFINKIIVD; this is encoded by the coding sequence ATGACTAACGCATTAATTACAATTGACCATGTCCAAAAGCAATTTGGTAAAAATGAGGTCTTAAAGGACATTAACGGTACGGTACAAAAGGGAGAGGTGATTTGCATCATCGGTCCCTCTGGTTCAGGAAAAAGTACCTTGTTGCGGTGCATTAATCAACTGGAGCAACCAACGGCTGGCGCGGTGTGGTTTGCAGGTTCAGATTTAACCAAGGCCAATCAACAAGCACTGGCCAAGCTCGGCGAGTCAATTGGAATGGTCTTTCAAAATTTCAACCTGTTTCCCAATTTGACCGTGCTCGACAATTTAACCCTCGCTCCCATGCGGGTGAAGCATCTCAGTGCAGCAGATGCCAAGCAAGTTGGGATGAAGTATCTAACTAGAGTCGGGCTCGCCGAAAAGGCTAACGCTTATCCGGCTAGTTTATCCGGGGGGCAGCAACAACGGGTCGCAATTGCCCGGGCGTTATCCATGAATCCGGAAGTGATGCTGTTCGATGAACCGACGAGTGCGTTAGATCCAGAAATGGTTGGAGAAGTTTTGCAAGTGATGCAGGAATTAGCTGACGAAGACATGACGATGATTGTGGTAACCCATGAGATGGGCTTTGCCAAGCGCGTCGCCGATGAAGTCTGGTTTATGGATGGCGGTTATCTTTTGGAAAAGAACCCGCCCCAAGCATTGTTTGAACATCCGCAAGCGGAACGAACCCAAGCGTTTATTAATAAAATTATCGTAGACTAA